Genomic DNA from Brienomyrus brachyistius isolate T26 chromosome 22, BBRACH_0.4, whole genome shotgun sequence:
CCTGCACATTAATCCTCACTGCCAGAAATGATGAGCCATGCTGCCCTGCCAGTCTACGACTTGTATTAAATGCCCAttcgctctctctccctccatgcCCAGCATCGCTGGATGCTACGGTAGCAACACACTGTGATCTCATGCTTATATTTCCCTCAGAATCTGATGAACTCTCAATAGTACAGCGGCGTGACTCTGCTTCTGCCTCAATTAGCATTACATAGCAGCGTGAGTCCAGCTTTTCCACATTTTTTTTGGTCTGTTGCTGCTGTTTCTTACTGTGTTTGTCTCTCTGTCCACATGCTGGACAggatgggagcagatttccctgaggGTGGGAATTTTGACTATCTTTCCGTGATCTTCCATATCCTCCCCCTCAGTCTCTCTGTGCTGGCGAACTTTCATCATGCCTTCCAGGGGTATTTATTTGTTCTTGATATCGTTCACCTCCCTCCCACGCGCGCCACCTCTAGCCTTCTGAACCTGCAATCCGTTTGCCGTCTATTAAAAGCACGGTGCTGTGTTTCATTACAGAAATCTCATAGCACGACCCCGGCTCCAGCTGGAAAACTGGCAGCATCTTAATTGGAGCAAACTCCAATATGTAAGTCACCACAATCAGAAAACCTCCCAAGAAAGAACGTGGCACAAAGCTGAGACCCTGAAAGCGGATGAGAGATGCTGAAAATTGGACATTTTTCCTCTGGCTGTTATGCTGGGGCAGATACAGGCCAGGGCTGATTAGGGTCAGTCTTCAAAGGTGTGTGTTCATGGAGAAGACACTGAAGCGAAATAGACATTGCAAAGCCCTCAGAAACTACATTTAGAGTGGAGTATACACATGGCACACGCTGGTCACTAGTTGATTCCGACTGCTCTTAACTTGCTAATTAGCTGCCATTAGAAGGTCCTTTCAGTTACAGGATAAGCTGAGTGGTACTTAGACAGTCTGCCAACAGCAGCGCAGCACTAAATTGGTGCCAGAAAAATGACATTAATAAGAAAAATGGACAGCAGACAGAAAAGGAAATGGTTTTAGTGACATTCACATTCTGCGGCTGTCTTTCCTGTTCACTTGGCAGATCCGCGGAAAACAAGTTTAACACATCGCTAAGTGAGCATGACAGGTGCTGAAACCTGCACAGACAGACATGGACACACCCAAAATCCCAACGTGGACACGACGGCCTCTCCGGGAATTCCACGGCCAGTTGCTAGGCAACAAGGGGAGCTTTGGAATCATTGGTAATGTAATTGGTTTGTGGGGGTTAAAACAATGAAACCGCAGCAGGAATAAGAAACAGGAATAAAGGGATTAGTCTTTAAATGGCATATCAGTTTCTAATTATGTGCAGTGTGATCATCTGCAAAAGTAttgttaaaaattaaaaaaaaggttaattTATAGTTTACAGTGCTTGTAAAACTCAACCTGAGAGAATTGCTGGGCTTATCTTAATATAACATGGAACAAACAAACAGCTAatacatatataattattgtaAAATATTTGCAATTTTCAGTCATGTAGAAACAGTCATTTTGACAATCGGTTAACAGGAATTAGCCTTATGCTGTTAATATTAGGCCTTTGAAAATATTGAATTTTTGTTCGTTTTATCAAGCATTTCAGAAGTAATTTATTGAATGGATTCATCCAATTACCCAATTATCATGTGAGCCTGTACATAAGGCAACCTGTTACACAAAGGCGTCTGATTAAATATGACTGAAATGACATCTCGTCTTTGTCGGTTCAATGGAAAAATGTCTCAGGGCAGATGCACTGCAGAGATTGGGCAGAGCTGTAGATAGTGCTGTCAGCCAAGGAAGACATCACTGTGCAGCACTGCCTGACATATAATGTTACAGCACTGTAACGTAGTGATGTAGTTGAGATCACCTAAACTGAGACCAAGTCATTACAAAGACCAGAGTTTATGGAGACCAAGACAAAaccaagaccaaggcagggGGAGACCAAGTCAAGGTCATAAACAGACTGCATAAAACAACAATATAGAACATAGGCCCCATCTTTGAGCTAGGCAGTATGGCCTACAATTTCTGTCGCAGTATAATTTGAACCATTGACGTTTTTTCCTTAAAATTTCAATATAAATGCTTCTGTGCAAATCTAACGTTTTGTCAAATAAGACACAACTTATTGGTTACATTTGAACTTTGAAGCAGGATGTTTTACACCCAATCACAGTACTGTGTTAACCCGTTGAACCCCACCCATTTTTGAGCGCTTTCTATCCCTTTGATTCTAGGCTTATTAAACTATAAGTACATGAattagccacatatgctgttTTACAAATCTGCTTATTGTATTGTGGGCGAAATTAACGTCCGTATAATGCAGATCGAAAAGCTGGCATCCATTATCTAAAGCCCTGCAATGACATACTGTTTGTTGTtgccaaaattaaattaaatggccaatttgattttctggaggaaaatgaaTCCTTTTGATTAATCGACCAATCGGTAAAATAGTCGGTAGATTAATCCATAGAAAAATAATGGCTAATGGCAGCTCCAATTTATGTAGGCCTATGTAGTACACTTTGAGGCTACATGGAATAAAAGGGGGGAGCCGTTTACAAATACGCTAACGCAGCTCGACACTACCACCCTCTGGCCATGTTCGGTACTTGCGGGCGCGGATCTATAACAACTGAACAAAGACCCGACCGGACTTGTCATCCTCAGAGTTTTCATGGCATTCGGGTAGTTAGTAACCAGACCACTTCTGACAGACCTTCTTTTTTCCAACACATTCGCCAGTGCAGAACTTTATAAAAAccacaaaacaaaagaagaaacaaagaagtagaagtttaaagaaaaatgaataTGTGAATAGACAAAAACACTGATCGAGGTTTAACACGTTTATTTTCAGAATTCCATTACAATCGTGAGAAAAACTTTTCGTTTTAGCCTCACATTATGATTTTATTAATTTTCCTCCTTCCATGTAAACCCTGCACAGTCATGTTGCCGACGCTACACACATAAAGCACATCTTAATTTAACCACTTCGTGAAGATCCATCTGCTCTCTGTCTGAAGCCACGCAGCTTCGTCACGTTTTAATCTTCGCTTTCCATCAGCCGGCCAGACTTCTGTCCAAGCCACCGCTCGGCCCTTGCAGTCTGCTTGTTCTCTGCCGTCATCCGTCGCCAAGGCGACTTGTGGTCCATTGCCAGGTTCATCTGTCCGGTTTGCCCTGAGAGGACATTCAAGAGGTTGACACCATGTCCTGCATGAACCGCATTGACAAAATGATACGGGGAACGTTACGTTGAGACTCACAATGTGCATCCCTCACTCCTTTTCCCTCCTCTTGGAGTTCTGCAGTTTCTCCGCTATCTTGCGCTCATGACCCGCCGGGGAGGGTCTGTTGGTGTTACAGTCCGCCTCACGCTTCGTGCGGCCCTTGCGGCTGGCACCACCTGGGAGGGAAGATCGAgtgacacactcacataaatacATGCGCAGCCTACATATATAcgtatacataaacacacaaaacgCAAGGTTTTACCGCAGTAGCGATCGGTCAGATTGTAATAGTCATATTCATCATAGTAGTTCGCTTCAAATGTGGTGGGCTCCAGATTCTTAACTTCCACAAAACTCATCTTTAGATGAAATGAAAAAGAGCAGTGGCTTTTTGAAGTGTATTACTCCGCAGAGCTGCTGTGAAGTGATTGTCTCCCGGGtcccttgtttttgtttttctctggCTCTGGGCTCTTTTATAACCGTGTCTCCGCCCTCCGTCCTTCGCCTTGGCCCGATTTCCCTCCCGTGACTCAACGGTAAACATTTGACTCAAAGTTGCATCAGCTTTAGTTAATGTTTGCTCAACACTCGACGGCCGTACAAACAAAATGATGTTTttctttgcattttatttacagTCCATACTTATAATTTCTTTCTTTACTGAAGTAATTAATATGTCATTGAGAATTTTTCtccctttttctttctttctttgtcaCTCTTTCATGTTTACAtcgaagtcaatgtttattaaTCTAATCATCAATTGACTTTTTCTTTCCATTTCTCTGATCCGCTCAACCTTCTTTTTTGTTCCTATGTCCTCAGTTCTTTATCTGTACTTGATCATGATTATGTgccatattttattttgtacgGTCCGTTTCATGTTGTACTAGATAACAGCGAATGCGTTGCTGTTATACTTGCTTAACGCAAGTAGGACAACACTAGAAGGATGATTAGCGACTGAGTCCACCTAGGCTATTAAGTTTTACTGTCACGTACAGTAAGGTAGGTAGTACGGTAAAAGTGAGGGTGTCACGGTGGCCGAgaggttaaggcgttggactcgaAATCCAATGGGGTTTCCCCgcacaggttcgaatcctgtccGTGACGTTGCCATATACTTTATTGGGCTTCATGGTTAGGAAAGTGTGCTGATGAAAAGATTGCTGGTTAGAATTCCTGACCAGTAAGCTACCGCTTCCGCTAAATAATAGCTACTCGCTACAATATCACGTATAGGTTACATGCAACGGACACATTTCGCTGTTAGCAATTGATCATTTTTGCTTTTAAATACAACAATATAAGAATCAAAAGATATGATAAACCAGTACGTGTACTGATCAGTATTGTGCGAGTTACTGAAAATTAGTAATTAGCTACAATTACTAGTTGCTTCATTCAAAAGTATTTCGATTGCTTTACCAATCACTGCATGTAAGAGTAATTAGTTACTAGAGCAAGTAACTTTTGCATTACTTCAATTCTCATGTCAATGCATACATACCCAGACAGTATACATCGCTGGTTTACACCGGAACGACGTTAAATGATGGCGGTCCATTTATGCCAATTACCAACATTAAAGCCTAAATTATTACACACTCTAATGTGTGTTTCGGCGAGCGCAATTTTTCCAATAATTTTGCTTTAATCGATTCAGCAAAACTGTTAGACCTATTGTTACTGGTTCCGTCACGTTgccagcatttaaaataataaacgtaTAACGTTTAATCAGTGAAATAGTTTAGTACATAAGAAGTTTACTGAGAGTATACTTACTATTTTTTTAGTTTAGAGAAATTATACTTATACTACACTTAAATATGCTTCTTTTTCGTATGCCTACACGCGCGGTAAACAGAAGAAGTAAATGACCTCAGCGAGATCAGAACCAGATTAATCAGAATCATATTTATTGGTCAAGTATGTTAAGTCACACAAGTAATGTGGTTCCGGCTGATGGTTTCTCTCAAGTTAGACAATTTACAGTCAGTGAACACATAATTTACAGATAAATGCTTTGCCAATGGATTTTAAAGCATGGTGTAAATACCGTACCTATGCAGGTGTAATGTTTGagtaattatattattttagtcTTGCTGCTGTGATACTTCGAGACAATACGAATGCCAAAATTTACGCGCCTAGCTCGCAATCTTGTTCTACACCCCAAAATTTCGAAAGAATTTGCTTGCTGTACAGATTTTTGGCAGCAGATTGTGAAACGATTGTGCTTGAACAAATCATGTGACCTGACGTGTTTTGACAGCGAACGTGCAGCTTCAAGGTGGAAAAGTACCGGGGCAGCTTGCACCTCATGACACACGGAACGCGGCGTACTTACCGCCCCTCCGTTACCTGCCACCTCCCTCACTCACATCTTCTTTCCTTTATTACTCTCACGTTTCCTTTTTAAAACCCATATTTAAAAATGCGATATTACTGTATTTTGAACTTTCAGTTATTTGTTAAAGGGGGTATACCTTATTATTTA
This window encodes:
- the nupr1b gene encoding nuclear protein 1b — protein: MSFVEVKNLEPTTFEANYYDEYDYYNLTDRYCGGASRKGRTKREADCNTNRPSPAGHERKIAEKLQNSKRREKE